The window CCTCGGTAATCCCTTCAGCCGTTTCCGTTTCAAGCAGCTCACTGCCTGCTAATAAAGAAGCAAGCGCATCAGCATCCGTCACTTTCAGCAAAGTTTCAATTTGTTGGTGCTGAAGCAACTGGTTCAAATTAGCAAGGAACGGTGCGACTTGCTCGTCCGCATAGGAGAGTGTGATCAGCATTTTCACAGGTTTGCCTTGATAACTCAGTGATGATTTGGTTGTAACCAAAGTAATAGCACTGTGCAGGTTACCGACTGGGCTATCACTTAGCCAAATACCTTCCCCAAGATAATGTGGGGATTGGGTCAACACATGCGTAATAAATTCGGCATTAATAACTTGATGCTCTTGGAGATGAGCCAAATTTAATACTTGTAATGAATTTAAACTGTTAGCTTCAGTATTTAATGTCACCATTACACCATCAAATTTGAGAGGTTTAATGGTTTCCTCCCCCATTAAAAGGCGACGTAGAAGTTCAGCTGAATCGGCTTTTGCCATCGCTTGGGCGACGGCTTCATCACTGATGATATGTGTGAGTTGGCGTAGTAGTGCAAGATGTTCATTCGAAAGTGCTGCAATACCAATAACAATGTAAGCGATTTGCTCATCTCCCCAATCAACACCTTGAGGAAATTGAAATACGGCAACACCTGTTTTAATCACTTGGTCACGTGTCTGTGTTGTACCGTGAGGGATTGCAATACCATTGCCTAAGAAGGTTGGTGCTTGGTTTTCTCTTGCGAGCAT of the Providencia rettgeri genome contains:
- the fruB gene encoding fused PTS fructose transporter subunit IIA/HPr protein, with the translated sequence MFNLSVQDVHLAATADSKDEAIKQVATALAEAGYVKEGYVLGMLARENQAPTFLGNGIAIPHGTTQTRDQVIKTGVAVFQFPQGVDWGDEQIAYIVIGIAALSNEHLALLRQLTHIISDEAVAQAMAKADSAELLRRLLMGEETIKPLKFDGVMVTLNTEANSLNSLQVLNLAHLQEHQVINAEFITHVLTQSPHYLGEGIWLSDSPVGNLHSAITLVTTKSSLSYQGKPVKMLITLSYADEQVAPFLANLNQLLQHQQIETLLKVTDADALASLLAGSELLETETAEGITEEFVIRNPHGLHTRPSTILVNTIKKYDSNVTVANLDGSATPVNGRSLMKVVSLGAKKGHRLRINAQGADAVEAMSAIAQAINDGLGEEVA